AGTGCGCGGAAAAATACTGCCTGTTGTGTTTCTCCATCGGCAAACGGCCGGCTGCCTGCCTGCATGAAATTGCGCTTCATGTAATAATTCCCGGCTTCGGCTCCGGCCTATCGATCTCTCCCTATTCTCCCATCCGGACGTGCTTATCTTGCCTCTCCTCCAATCAAGTGTTGCGCCGATGCCGCGCGTTCTGCCTTTATGAGCCAGCTGTTCGGCGACATGCCGGAAGACGACGGCCTGCCCGGCGCAGCCCGCCGGGTGGCGATTATCGTCATGATCCTGGGCACCAGCATGACCGTGCTGGACGGCTCCATTGTCAACGTCGCGCTGCCGATGATCGCACGCAGCCTGCAGGTGGATCCGGCGGCGGCGGTGTGGATCGCCAATGCCTATATCCTGGCCGGCGCGATGACCATGGTGGCGTTCGCCTCGATCGGCGAAGTGTTCGGCTTCCGCCGGCTATACATGAGCGGGATCCTGGTGTTTACCCTGGCGTCGCTGGGCTGCGCCCTGGCGCCGTCGCTGCCCATCCTCAACGGCATGCGCTTCCTGCAAGGCCTGGGCGGCGCTGCCGCCATGAGCATCGGGCCGGCCTTGTACCGCAACATCTTCCCGACCCGGCTGCTGGGCACGGCGCTCGGCGTCAATGCGCTGGTGGTAGCCTCCTCCACCGCCGCCGGACCGGCCATCGGCGGCCTGATGCTGTCAGTGCTGAGCTGGCCCTGGCTGTTCGCCGTCAACGTGCCGATCGGGATTATTACCTTGCTGCTGGCGCGGCGCGTGCTGCCACGCGATCCCGGCCGCGGCGGCAAGTTCGACGCCACCGGCGCGCTGCTGTCGGCGGTTGCCCTCGGCACTTTCGTGATGGCGGTGGACGGCTTGTCGCGCCACGACAGCTGGACCAAGGAACTCATACTGGGCGGCATTGCACTGGCCGCGATCATTCTGTTTATTATCCGACAACGGAAATATTCGGCGCCGCTGCTGCCGCTTGATATTTTTGCATCACAACGCTTTTCGATGGCGGTCGCCACCTCGCTCTGCTCCTTTGTTGGCCAGGGCATTGCCTTTATTGCATTGCCCTTCCTGTTCCAGGGCGCCTATGGCTTCACGCCGCTGCTCTCCGCCGCCCTGTTCACCCCTTGGCCGGTTGCCATCGCCATCACGGCGCCGATTGCCGGGCGCCTGGCCGACCGCTACTCGGCGGCACTGCTGTCGACTTGCGGCCTGCTGGTGCTGACCATCGGCCTGGTGCTGCTGGCCTGTCTCGGCGAACACGCATCGATTCCGGATATTTTATGGCGTGCGTTTGTCTGCGGACTCGGCTTCGGCTTTTTCCAAAGTCCCAACAACCGCGAAATGCTGAGCAACGCGCCGCGCGCCCGCAGCGGCACCGCCTCCGGCGTATTGGCGATTGCCCGTACCTTCGGCCAGTCGCTGGGCGCGGCGCTGGTTGCCGTGGTGCTGGCCGCCACCAGCATCGCCCAGGCCAGCGCCAGCACCGCCCAGCTGGACGCCAGCGCAGTGCATCTGTCGCTCTGGCTTGCCGCCAGTGCAACCTTGCTTGCCACCATCATCAGCGCGCTGCGCATCCGTCACGGGCGCATGCAGGAAACCCCGGTGTAAGCGAAACTGACAGAATTGTCATATTAGTGACAGCATCGGGTACCGCAGCAGGATTTAAAGTATCTTCAAATACTGCCCGATGCTGCGCGCGGCGCGAATGAGCATTTCTCGCCGCAGGCTGCTAAGGCACTCCATTCGAAGTTCCGGACGCCAGCCAAATCAGACTCATGAATTTCCCACCGCCCTCAAAAAATCTCTCCGGCACCATCCTGGCTGCCGCGGTCGCGCTAGCGCTGGCCGGATGCGCAGTCGGCCCAGACTATGTACGCCCTGCCATGGACCTGCCCGCCCACTATAAGGAAAGCGGCCCCTGGAAGCAGGCGGAACCGCAGCAGATCGACAGCAGCCACAACTGGTGGGAAGCGTATGGCGACAGCACGCTGAACACGCTGATGCAGCAAGCCAACCAGGCCAACCAGAATATCGCCCAGGCCGAGGCCCAGTACCGCCAGGCGCGCGCTGCGGCGGACGCCGCGCGCTCAGGCTTCTGGCCGACGGTCGGCGTCAATGCCGGCACCGGCCGCTCGCTCAGCAACAGCAATGGCGTCCGCCTCGGCAACAACTACAGCGCCGGACTTCAGGGCAGCTGGGAACCGGATGTCTGGGGCGCCGTGCGGCGCTCGATGGAAGCCGGCGATGCCGGCAGCCAGGCCAGCGCGGCCAACCTGGCGGCTGCCCGTCTCAGCATCCAGGCGACCCTGGCGCAAGACTATCTGCAATTGCGCATTACCGACCTGCTGAAAGACTTGTACGCGCGCACCACCGCGGCCTACGCCCGCTCGCTCAAGCTGACACAAAGCCAGTACGCCGTCGGCGTCGCGCTGCGCTCGGATGTGGCGCTGGCGGAAAGCCAGCTGAAGACCGCCGAAGCGCAAGCCATCGACTTGCAGGCGCAGCGCAGCCAGCTGGAACATGCCATCGCCATCTTGACCGGCCAGGCGCCAGCCGGATTCACGCTGGCGGCGGCGCCGGCCGATCCGCAAATGGTGGCCAAGATGCAGGCAGGCTTGCCGGCGATCCCGGCCGGACTGCCGTCGGACCTGCTGGAGCGGCGGCCGGATATCTCCAACGCCGAACGCAATGTGGCGGTGGCGAACGCCAATATCGGCGTCGCCAAGGCGGCTTACTTCCCGGCGCTGACGCTGAGCGCCAGCGGCGGCTTCAACAGCAGCAGCCTGGCGCAATGGTTCAATACGCCAAGCCGGGTGTGGTCGCTGGGAGCGGCGCTGGCCGAAACGATTTTCGACGGCGGCCTGCGCCGCGCCCATACGGCGCAGGCGGTCGCAGTGTATGACGCAGCAGTGGCGCAGTACAAGCAAACGGTGCTGGGCGGCTTCCAGGAAGTGGAAGACAACCTGGCGAGGCTGAATGTGCTGGACCAGGAATCGGTGGCCCAAGGGCAAGCCGTGAAAGCCTCGCAGCTGGCCGAGCAGCTGGCGCTCAGCCAGTACCGCGCCGGCACCGCCACCTACCTGGCGGTAGTTACAGCGCAAACGCTGGCGCTGAGCAATGAGCGCACCCTGGTGCAGCTGGTGGGACGCCAGCTGGTCGCCAGCGTGGCGCTGATCAAGGCGGTCGGCGGCGGCTGGGATGCGTCCCAGCTGAACCAGCCTGACAACGCCGCGCAAGCAAAAAACAACAATACTGCCAATTAATTTTCCGAGCCGACGACATGACCACCACACTTTCCAAAACCCGTTCGACGCTGCTGATCACTGCCGCGATACTGGTCCTGATCGGCGCCGCCGGCTGGGGCCTGAGCCACAAAGCTGACGCTGCCGCGCCGCCGGCCGCCACAGCGCCGGCGGTATCGGTGAGCACCACGCCGGTGAAGCAACAAGATGTGCCGATGTACCTGTCCGGCGTCGGCACCGTCACCTCCAACGCTAGCGTGACAGTCAAGGCGCGCATCGACGGCCAGCTCGACAAGGTCGGCTTCGTCGAAGGCCAGGACGTCAAGGCCGGCCAGTTGCTGGCGCAAATCGATCCGCGCACCTTGCAGGCGCAGCTGGCGCAAGCGGTGGCGCAAAAAGCCAAGGACCAGGCGACGCTGGTCAACGCCAGGCTCGACCTGCAACGCTACACCACGCTGGTGCAGCAAGACGCCGCCACGCAACAGACCCTGGATGCGCAACATGCCCAGGTCAACCAGCTGCAGGCCGCGGTGCAAGCCGACGATGCGCAAATCAGTTACGCCAAGGTACAGCTCAGCTTCACCAGCATCCTGGCGCCGATCAGCGGCCGCGTCGGCGCCCGCCTGGTCGACCCCGGCAACATCGTCCACGCCGCCGATACCAACGGCCTGGTGGTGATCAACCAGATCGATCCGATCGCGGTGGTGTTCACCTTGCCGGAAGAGAGCTTCCAGAATATCAACGCCGCCCTGCACGGCAGCCAGAAGCCGCTCGCGGTGCAGGCCTTTGCCCGCAACAGCAGCGCCATGCTGTCGCAGGGCAGCCTGACCCTGCTGAACAATCAGATCGACACCAGCACCGGCACCGTGCAGCTGAAAGGGATTTTCCAGAACCAGTCGCATGTGCTGTGGCCGGGCCAGTACGTCAACGTGCGGCTGGTGCTGGGCGACCGCAAGCAAGCTTTGACGATTCCGGCCAGCGCCGTGCAGCGCAGCCAGGACGGCACTTACGCCTACGTGATTGACGCCGGCGGCAAGGCGCAGATCCAGACCATCCAGGTGGCGAATATCCAGGACGGCATCGCCGTCATCGACAAGGGCTTGAGCGCCGGGCAACGGGTAGTGGTCGACGGCCAGTACAAGCTGAAGCCGGGCATCAAGGTGAGCGAGGATACTGCAGTGCACGGCAACAGCAGCGCTTCCAGTGCGGCGGCAGCCGCATCTAAGGGGGCAAGCAATTGAGCATCTCCGCCACCTTCATTAAACGCCCTATCGGCACCACCCTGCTAGCGCTTGCGATTTTCCTGGTGGGCGCAGCGGTGTGGCCGCTGCTGCCGGTGGCGCCGCTGCCGCAGGTAGATTTCCCGACCATCCAGGTCTCCGCCAACCTGCCCGGCGGCAGTCCGGAAACTATGGCGTCGAGCGTGGCGCAGCCGCTGGAACGGCAGTTCTCGCTGATCGCCGGCTTGTCGCAGATGACTTCCAGCAGCTCGCTCGGCTCCTCGCAAATCACGCTGCAGTTCGACCTCAACCGCAACATCGACGCCGCCGCCCTCGACGTCCAGGCGGCAATCACCGCCGCCAGCGGCCAGTTGCCGGCCAACCTGCCGAGTCCACCGACCTTCCGCAAGGTCAACCCGGCCGATTCGCCGATCCTGGTGATCGCGGTGCAGTCGGACGCCTTGCCGCTGATCCAGGTGAATGACTTCGCCGACAACATCCTGGCGCAGCAGATTTCGCAGATTCCCGGCGTCGGCCTGGTGAATATCGGCGGCGTGCAAAAACCGGCGGTGCGGATCCAGGTCGATCCGACCAAGCTGTCCGCCATCGGCATCAGCCTGGAAGACATCCGCGGCGTAATCGCCAGCACTACCGTCAACCAGCCTAAGGGCACGGTCGACGGCGCCAAGCAAAGCTTCACCGTCTACACCAATGACCAGCTGCTGAGCGCCGAGCCTTGGAACGACATGGTGCTGGCCTACAAGAACGGCGCGCCGATCCGCGTGCGCGACGTCGGCGTCGCGGTAGACGCGCCGGAGAACGTCAAGGTCGCCGGCTGGGCCTATGCCGGCGCCGCCGCGGCGGCCGGCAACACCATCATCAACGGCCGCTCGATCGTGCTGGCAGTGACCAAGCAGCCTGGCGCCAACGTCATCGAAACCGTGGACCGCATCAAGGCCGCCATGCCGCGCCTGCAGGCTGCAATCCCGCCGACCGTGCATATCAACACTCTGATCGACCGCACCCAGACCATCCGCGCATCGGTGGCCGACGTCGAGTTCACGCTGGTGCTGACCATCGCCCTGGTGGTGCTGGTGATTTTCCTGTTCCTGCGCAACGTGCCGGCTACCCTGATCCCTAGCGTGACGGTGCCGCTGGCGCTGCTCGGCACGGCCGGCATCATGTATCTGCTGGGCTTCAGCCTGGACAACCTGTCGCTGATGGCGCTGACCATTGCAGTCGGCTTCGTGGTCGACGACGCCATCGTCATGCTGGAAAATATCTACCGCTATGTAGAAGAAGGCATGACGCCGATGGAAGCGGCCTACAAGGGCGCCGGAGAAATCGGCTTCACGATCATCTCGATCTCGGTATCGCTGGTGGCGGTGTTCATTCCGCTGCTGCTGATGGGCGGTATCGTCGGCCGTTTGTTCCGTGAATTTGCGATTACCGTGACACTGACGATCGCGGTCTCGGTGGCGATTTCATTGACCCTGACGCCAATGCTCTGCTCGCGTTTCCTGAAGCCGCACTCGGCCGAATCGCATGGCCGCATGTATCAGATGTTCGAGCGCGGTTTCGATGCCATGCTGAACGGCTACAAGCGCGGTTTGCACGTAGTGTTGCGCCACCAGTTCATCACTCTGATGGTGTTCTTCGCCACCATGATCGCCACCGTGGCGCTGTTCATCGTGATCCCGAAAGGCTTCTTCCCGCAGCAGGATACCGGCTTCGTTTTCGGTTTTGCCGAATCCGGACAGGACTCGTCGTTCTCCTCGATGAACCGGCGCATGCTGGCGCTGGCCGATATCGTGCGCAAGGATCCGGACGTTACCGGCTTTGGCATGAGCGGCGGCCAGAACACCTTCAACACCGGCAATTTCTTCATCAGCCTGAAGCCGAAGGATGAGGGACGCACCGCCAGCGCCGACGAGATCATCACCCGCCTGCGGCCGCAGCTGGCCAAGGTGCAAGGGGTCAACCTGTTCCTCCAGGCCGGCCAGGATATCAACGTCGGCGGCCGCTTGTCGCGCACCCAGTACCAGTACACGCTGACCGACTCCAACCTGGATGAACTGAACGTCTGGGCGCCGAAATTGCTGAGCCGCTTCCGCCAGTTGCCAGAGCTGACCGATGTCGCCTCCGACCAGCAGAATGCCGCCGCCTCGGCCAGCCTGACCATCGACCGCGCGCGCGCCTCCAGCTTCGGCATCACACCGGCGCTGATCGACTCCACCATCTACGATGCGATCGGCCAGCGCCAGGTGGCACAGTACTTCACCCAGATCAACAGCTACCACGTGATCCTGGAAGTGACGCCCAAGCTGCAGCAAGATCCCGACCTGTTCAGCAAGCTCTACCTGACTTCGCCGGTCACTGGCCAGCAGGTGCCGCTGTCGACTTTCGTCACCATCGACACCAATAAGACTTCCTATCTGTCGATCAGCCACCAGGGCCAGTTCCCGGCGGTGACGATTTCCTTCAACCTGGCGCCTGGCGTGGCGCTGGGCGAAGCGGTCGACGCCATCACCAAGGCGCAGAACCAGATGGGCGTGCCGCCGACTCTGACCGGCGCCTTCCAGGGCACCGCCAAGGCTTTCGGCGATTCGCTGTCGTCGCAACCCTACCTGATCGCCGCCGCCCTCGTTGCGGTATACATTGTGCTGGGCCTGCTGTACGAAAGCTACATCCATCCGCTGACTATTCTGTCGACCCTGCCGTCGGCCGGCGTCGGCGCCCTGCTGATCCTGATGATGGGCGGTTATGATCTGAGCGTGATTGCGCTGATCGGCATCATCCTGCTGATCGGCATCGTCAAGAAGAACGGCATCATGATGATCGACTTTGCCCTGACCGCAGAACGGCAGCACGGCATGAAACCGGAAGAAGCGATCTACCAGGCTTGCCTGCTGCGCTTCCGGCCGATCATGATGACCACCATGTGCGCGCTGCTGAGCGGCTTGCCGTTGATGCTGGGGCATGGCGCCGGTTCGGAACTTCGTCGTCCGCTGGGCTATGCCATGGTCGGCGGCCTGGTGCTGTCGCAGGCGCTGACCTTGTTCACCACGCCGGTAGTCTATCTATACCTGGACCGCGCCCATTACTGGTATGAGCGCCGCAAGGAAGCGCGGCGTGCGCGCAAGGCGGCGCGTAAAGCCACTGCAACATCGGGCGCCACCGTGATAGATTCGAAATAATCAAAACAGAAATTGCCCAATCCTGCACTGCGCCATGTTGCTAGCGCTGAGCAGGATAGAACAGGAGACCCGCATCACATGAAGATCCTGATCGTCGAAGATGAACTGAAGACCGCTGACTACCTATGCAAGGGATTGACCGAGCAAGGCTGTGTGGTCGACGTCGCCCATGACGGCATTGACGGCCAGCACCTGGCCTTGCAGCACGATTACGATGTGATCGTGCTGGACGTCATGCTGCCCGGCGTCGACGGCTTTTCGGTCTTGCATGCGCTGCGTGAAATCAAGCAGACCCCGGTCATCATGCTGACCGCGCGCGACCGCGTGGAAGACCGCATCAAGGGCCTGCAGGGCGGCGCCGACGATTATCTGGTCAAGCCGTTTTCCTTCCTCGAACTGCTGGCGCGCTTGCAGGCGCTGACCCGGCGCGGCCGTGCGCTGGAGCCGGCGCAGCTGCGGATTGCCGATCTGCAGATCGACCTGATCAGCCGCAAAGCCTATCGCGCCAATGTCCGCATCGACCTCACCGCCAAGGAATTTTCCCTGCTGGCGGTGCTGGCGCGGCGGCAAGGCGAAATCCTGTCGAAAACAGCAATCGCCGAACTGGTATGGGACATGAACTTCGACAGCAACACGAATGTGGTCGAGGTCGCCATCAAGCGCTTGCGCGCCAAGATCGATGCGCCGTTCAGCCTTAAGCTGCTGCACACCATACGCGGCATGGGTTATGTGCTGGAACCGCGCGAGCCACGCGAAACGCACGAAACGCACCATCACGAGAGCCAGGGATGAGACGCTCCATCAAAGTCCGCCTGGTGGCGATGTTCGCGCTGGCCGCATTGCTGATTTTCTCGCTGATCGGCAGCGCCCTGTACGGCGTGCTGCAGCGCGAACTGGCGCGCCATCAGCACGATGAGCTCAGCACCCGCTTTCTCGACACCCAGTACATGATCCAGCACAACGGCGATCCTGCGCGCTGGCCGCGGGTGCAGGCCAAGCTGGATACGCTGACGCCGGCCGACGGCAGTTTCCGCTACTGGGTGCTGAGCGACGATCCGCGCTTCCAGTATGGCAAGGACCTGGCTGACATCGAAAAGATAGACCGCAACCCTGACGGCATGGGCAACCTGATGCTGCGCGGCCGCGAATATCCGCTGCATACCTTGACCAAGGCTCTGCCGCCGTTCGGCGAAAGGCCCGCGGTCAGGCTGATCGTGGCGGTGGATGCGGCGCCTTACATGCATACTCTGCGCGCCTTCATGATCGCACTGGTCGGCCTGTCGCTGCTGGGTGTGATGCTGGTGATGCTGCTCGGCTACTGGATTGCGCAAGTGGGATTGCGGCCGTTGAAGCAGTTGTCCAGCGCGGCGCAGTCGCTCGGCCCCAAGACGCTGTCGCAACGCTTGCAGATTGCGCCGCTGCCGGGCGAACTGTCGGACCTGACCGCCGCGTTCAATGGCGTGCTGGAGCGTATGGAAGCCGCCTACAACCAGCTGGAGGCGTTCAATGCCGACGTCGCCCACGAGCTGCGCACGCCGCTGGCCAACCTGATCGGCGAGACCCAGGTGGCCTTGTCGCGCCAGCGCACCGCGCCGCAATTCGAGGAAGTGCTGCAATCCAATCTGGAAGAGCTGGAGCGTTTGCGTTCGATCATCAACGACATGCTGTTCCTGGCGCGCGCCGACCAGGGCGAAGCCGCCACCAGCCTGGTGCGCACCTCGATAGCCCAGGAAATCAACAAGACCGTGGAGTTCTTCGAGTTTGTGCTGGACGAGTCGAAAATGACGGTAAAGGTGGATGGCGACATCGGCGCCGAAGCCTCGATCGAAACCTCGCTGTTCAAGCGCGCCATGAGCAATCTGCTGCATAACGCGATCCAGCATTCGACGCCCGGTGCGGCGATTGTGGTCACCATCACGCAGCAGCCGGCAGCGATCGGGATTGCCGTTTCCAACCCCGGTCAGCCGATCGCCGAGAACCATTTGCCGCGGCTGTTCGATCGCTTCTATCGCGTCGATGCCGCCCGCAACGACAAGGATCAAAGCCAGCTGCACGGCCACGGCCTAGGGCTGGCGATCGTCAAGGCGATCGCCAAGATGCACGGCGGCGGCGTGTTTGCCGACAGCGTGGCAGGCATGACGACTATCGGCTTCAGCATTCCCGCCACGGAACCAGCGGCGCACTGAGTCAGCCTGAGGCTTGCCTGAGCGATAACGGTGGCCGCTGACAAACTGGCAATCAAGCGATGGCACAACGTTGGGGAGGTGTTGCTGAGAAAAACCGTGCGGAATGATACTGAGGATAGAGGCGAGCCTTGTCTGCGGCACTTGCAGGAAATGGCTGTGGCTGCTTCGTTCCCGACCTGACCAGGTTGACCACGCCACAATGCGCAGGGGCCCGCCGGGGTGAATTGTACCGCATTGCGTCATTGCTGGCAGCGCTTTTTACAGCTTTTTGGCAGGCGCTGCCATTTTCCGCATTATTTATATAAAGCGTTTCCCATAAATCCAGATTTACAGGCCGAGCTCTTGCCAGATCTGGTCGACCCGCGTCTTCACCTCGTCCGACATGCTGATGGTGCGCCCCCACTCACGGCTGGTTTCACCCGGCCATTTATTGGTGGCGTCGATTCCCATCTTGCTGCCAAGGCCACTCACCGGCGAGGCGAAATCGAGATAATCGATCGGCGTGTTGTCCACTATTGTAGTGTCGCGGATCGGATCCACTCGCGTAGTGATGGCCCAGATCACCTCATTCCAGTCACGGATATTGACGTCCTCGTCGACCACCACGATGAACTTGGTATACATGAACTGGCGCAGGAAGCTCCAGACGCCGAACATCACCCGCTTGGCATGGCCGGCATAGGCCTTTTTCATTTGCACTACCGCCATGCGGTAGCTGCACCCTTCC
The sequence above is a segment of the Collimonas sp. PA-H2 genome. Coding sequences within it:
- a CDS encoding heavy metal response regulator transcription factor; translated protein: MKILIVEDELKTADYLCKGLTEQGCVVDVAHDGIDGQHLALQHDYDVIVLDVMLPGVDGFSVLHALREIKQTPVIMLTARDRVEDRIKGLQGGADDYLVKPFSFLELLARLQALTRRGRALEPAQLRIADLQIDLISRKAYRANVRIDLTAKEFSLLAVLARRQGEILSKTAIAELVWDMNFDSNTNVVEVAIKRLRAKIDAPFSLKLLHTIRGMGYVLEPREPRETHETHHHESQG
- a CDS encoding efflux RND transporter permease subunit gives rise to the protein MSISATFIKRPIGTTLLALAIFLVGAAVWPLLPVAPLPQVDFPTIQVSANLPGGSPETMASSVAQPLERQFSLIAGLSQMTSSSSLGSSQITLQFDLNRNIDAAALDVQAAITAASGQLPANLPSPPTFRKVNPADSPILVIAVQSDALPLIQVNDFADNILAQQISQIPGVGLVNIGGVQKPAVRIQVDPTKLSAIGISLEDIRGVIASTTVNQPKGTVDGAKQSFTVYTNDQLLSAEPWNDMVLAYKNGAPIRVRDVGVAVDAPENVKVAGWAYAGAAAAAGNTIINGRSIVLAVTKQPGANVIETVDRIKAAMPRLQAAIPPTVHINTLIDRTQTIRASVADVEFTLVLTIALVVLVIFLFLRNVPATLIPSVTVPLALLGTAGIMYLLGFSLDNLSLMALTIAVGFVVDDAIVMLENIYRYVEEGMTPMEAAYKGAGEIGFTIISISVSLVAVFIPLLLMGGIVGRLFREFAITVTLTIAVSVAISLTLTPMLCSRFLKPHSAESHGRMYQMFERGFDAMLNGYKRGLHVVLRHQFITLMVFFATMIATVALFIVIPKGFFPQQDTGFVFGFAESGQDSSFSSMNRRMLALADIVRKDPDVTGFGMSGGQNTFNTGNFFISLKPKDEGRTASADEIITRLRPQLAKVQGVNLFLQAGQDINVGGRLSRTQYQYTLTDSNLDELNVWAPKLLSRFRQLPELTDVASDQQNAAASASLTIDRARASSFGITPALIDSTIYDAIGQRQVAQYFTQINSYHVILEVTPKLQQDPDLFSKLYLTSPVTGQQVPLSTFVTIDTNKTSYLSISHQGQFPAVTISFNLAPGVALGEAVDAITKAQNQMGVPPTLTGAFQGTAKAFGDSLSSQPYLIAAALVAVYIVLGLLYESYIHPLTILSTLPSAGVGALLILMMGGYDLSVIALIGIILLIGIVKKNGIMMIDFALTAERQHGMKPEEAIYQACLLRFRPIMMTTMCALLSGLPLMLGHGAGSELRRPLGYAMVGGLVLSQALTLFTTPVVYLYLDRAHYWYERRKEARRARKAARKATATSGATVIDSK
- a CDS encoding MFS transporter; translation: MSQLFGDMPEDDGLPGAARRVAIIVMILGTSMTVLDGSIVNVALPMIARSLQVDPAAAVWIANAYILAGAMTMVAFASIGEVFGFRRLYMSGILVFTLASLGCALAPSLPILNGMRFLQGLGGAAAMSIGPALYRNIFPTRLLGTALGVNALVVASSTAAGPAIGGLMLSVLSWPWLFAVNVPIGIITLLLARRVLPRDPGRGGKFDATGALLSAVALGTFVMAVDGLSRHDSWTKELILGGIALAAIILFIIRQRKYSAPLLPLDIFASQRFSMAVATSLCSFVGQGIAFIALPFLFQGAYGFTPLLSAALFTPWPVAIAITAPIAGRLADRYSAALLSTCGLLVLTIGLVLLACLGEHASIPDILWRAFVCGLGFGFFQSPNNREMLSNAPRARSGTASGVLAIARTFGQSLGAALVAVVLAATSIAQASASTAQLDASAVHLSLWLAASATLLATIISALRIRHGRMQETPV
- a CDS encoding efflux transporter outer membrane subunit gives rise to the protein MNFPPPSKNLSGTILAAAVALALAGCAVGPDYVRPAMDLPAHYKESGPWKQAEPQQIDSSHNWWEAYGDSTLNTLMQQANQANQNIAQAEAQYRQARAAADAARSGFWPTVGVNAGTGRSLSNSNGVRLGNNYSAGLQGSWEPDVWGAVRRSMEAGDAGSQASAANLAAARLSIQATLAQDYLQLRITDLLKDLYARTTAAYARSLKLTQSQYAVGVALRSDVALAESQLKTAEAQAIDLQAQRSQLEHAIAILTGQAPAGFTLAAAPADPQMVAKMQAGLPAIPAGLPSDLLERRPDISNAERNVAVANANIGVAKAAYFPALTLSASGGFNSSSLAQWFNTPSRVWSLGAALAETIFDGGLRRAHTAQAVAVYDAAVAQYKQTVLGGFQEVEDNLARLNVLDQESVAQGQAVKASQLAEQLALSQYRAGTATYLAVVTAQTLALSNERTLVQLVGRQLVASVALIKAVGGGWDASQLNQPDNAAQAKNNNTAN
- a CDS encoding efflux RND transporter periplasmic adaptor subunit — its product is MTTTLSKTRSTLLITAAILVLIGAAGWGLSHKADAAAPPAATAPAVSVSTTPVKQQDVPMYLSGVGTVTSNASVTVKARIDGQLDKVGFVEGQDVKAGQLLAQIDPRTLQAQLAQAVAQKAKDQATLVNARLDLQRYTTLVQQDAATQQTLDAQHAQVNQLQAAVQADDAQISYAKVQLSFTSILAPISGRVGARLVDPGNIVHAADTNGLVVINQIDPIAVVFTLPEESFQNINAALHGSQKPLAVQAFARNSSAMLSQGSLTLLNNQIDTSTGTVQLKGIFQNQSHVLWPGQYVNVRLVLGDRKQALTIPASAVQRSQDGTYAYVIDAGGKAQIQTIQVANIQDGIAVIDKGLSAGQRVVVDGQYKLKPGIKVSEDTAVHGNSSASSAAAAASKGASN
- a CDS encoding heavy metal sensor histidine kinase → MRRSIKVRLVAMFALAALLIFSLIGSALYGVLQRELARHQHDELSTRFLDTQYMIQHNGDPARWPRVQAKLDTLTPADGSFRYWVLSDDPRFQYGKDLADIEKIDRNPDGMGNLMLRGREYPLHTLTKALPPFGERPAVRLIVAVDAAPYMHTLRAFMIALVGLSLLGVMLVMLLGYWIAQVGLRPLKQLSSAAQSLGPKTLSQRLQIAPLPGELSDLTAAFNGVLERMEAAYNQLEAFNADVAHELRTPLANLIGETQVALSRQRTAPQFEEVLQSNLEELERLRSIINDMLFLARADQGEAATSLVRTSIAQEINKTVEFFEFVLDESKMTVKVDGDIGAEASIETSLFKRAMSNLLHNAIQHSTPGAAIVVTITQQPAAIGIAVSNPGQPIAENHLPRLFDRFYRVDAARNDKDQSQLHGHGLGLAIVKAIAKMHGGGVFADSVAGMTTIGFSIPATEPAAH